Genomic segment of Streptomyces sp. NBC_01210:
CGCGGCCGACCGGGTGCGCGGTGCGCTGCGCTCCGTACGGAACGCGGCGGCGGCCGCGAAGCCGGAACAGAAGCCGAAGCCGCGGCCCACGCCGCAGGCACCCGCCGCGCCGCCGGCGCCGGTGCGGGCGCCGCTCACCGATGTGGTGCCGCGCCGCACGCTGGTGATCATCGCGGTCCTCGCCGCGCTCGCCGTGCTGTCCACCGTGCTCTATCTGACGCAGGGCGGCGACGACAAGGGTGGCAAGGGCAAGCCCAAGGGCGGCAAGTCCGCTTCGGCCGGGGCCACGAACGGTGGCACCGACAAGGGCACGTACGCCGGCAAGGACACCGGTAAGGGCAAGGACACGGGCACGGGCGGCGGCAAGGATGACACCGGCGGCAGCGGCGCCGCGGCCGGGCAGCCGTCGGGCAAGCCCAAGACCGACGACTCCGCGGGCGGGAACGGGCTGCCGGCCGGGTACGCGATGATGTCCAACGACCGGTTCCACTTCATCGTGGCGATGCCCAAGGGCTTCAAGCTCACCGGCATCGCGGGTGAGAACTCCGGCGGGATTTTCAGCGCCGACGATGGATTCCCGCGCATCCAGGTCGACTTCAACCCCAGCCCCAAGGAGGACGCCGCCGCTGCCTGGAATGCGGCGATGCCGGGGACCCGGGACAGCAGCAGTGGCTACAAGCACCTCGGGATCCGCGCGGTCGAGTACAACGGCTATCCGACCGTCGCCGACTGGAAGTTCGAGCGCAATCAGGACGGCAAGCGGGTACGGGTCCTCAACAGGGGCTTCAAGGTGGACGCCACGCACGGCTACTCGATCATGATCACGTGTGTGGCGAGCGAGTGGGGGAGCGCGGAGTGCGAGACGCTGCGCAAGACGGCGTTCGCCACATTCAAGCCCAAGGACTGAGTAAGGCCACGTATCGTGAGAGCTCGCGGACGGTACGCAGCCGCGAGGGGTCGTAAGAGGCCGTCAAACGACCGGAATTGACGGTTTGTGTCGGCCTCCGGGACCAGCCGGGGGACAGCGCGCTCGTGGGGAGGCGTCGTGGACGACTATGCGGGACGGGTGCTCGCCGACCGCTACCGCCTGCCGCTGCCGCCTTCCGACGCGTACGAACTGGTCGAGACCCGCGCGTTCGACACCTACAGCGGACAGGAAGTCCTGGTGCGGCAGGTGCCGTTACCGGAGGTCGTGGACGCGGAGGTGCTCGACGCGGACGGCATGGCCGGGGCCGCGGTACCAAGGAGAGCCCAGGGGCGTACGACGCGACGGCCCACGGACCCGGCGGTGCGGCGGGCCATTGACGCGGCGCAGGCCGCGGCACAGATCCCCGACCACCCGCGCCTGGACCAGGTCTTCGACGTCTTCGCGGAGGGCGGCTCGCTCTGGATAGTGAGCGAACGCGTCGCGGCCCGGCCGCTGGCGGCGCTTCTCGCGGAGAAGCCGCTCAGTCCGTACCGCGCGGCCGAGGTCGCCTCCGATGTGCTCACCGCGCTCCGTGTGCTGCACGCGCACGGCTGGACCCACCGGAACATCACCGTCCGCACAGTGCTTGTCTGCGACGACGGGCGCGTGGTTCTGACCGGACTTGCGTCCGGCGCGGCCGAGGAGGCGCTCTGCGGATACGCCCCGGTGCCGGCGCCGCCGGAGGAGAGCGACCAGCAGGACGAGGTTATTGACGCGGAGTTGGAGCCGCTGCCGGCGGCGGGAGTTCCCGCATCGCCGGGGCGGGCCGCGCTGGAGACCGCCCGCTCGGAAGATGCGGACGACGCGGCGGATGCGGATGCCGCGGCGGATGCGGATGCCGCGGAAGATGCGGATGTCGCGGTGGATGCCGAGGATGACGGTCCGTACGAGGCTTCGCCCGCAGCACCGGTCGCGCTGCCGGGCAGCGGGGCCCGCGGTGGTGTGCCGGATGTCCGCGCCGCCAGGGCGGGGGCGATCGCCGCATATCGCGCGGGCGCCAGGGCCGCTGCACGCGTCAGCGAGAACCAGCGCCAGGACGAAGGGCCGGGCGTTCCGGTGGACCGCCCGGTGCAGACCGGCTACGACCCGGACTGGTGGGCCCAGCGACCGGGCGACCTGCGCCCGGCCATCGATGTGGACGGCATCGACGACGACGAGGACGACGGGGAGGACGAGGGCGGCTGGTATCCGGGCGACGGCTCTCGCGGTCCCGGCCACGCCCGGCTGGCCGGGACGTGGCACGACGGGCCGTTCCCGGGTGGTGAGGGACCCGGACCCGTACCCGCGGGCGGCAGCGGGATGCCCGCCGGTGGCAGGCCCGTACATGGAGTCTCCACAGGTGCCGGGCCCGTCGATGGTGAACTGCCGTACGGTGTGCGCCGGGCGGCACCGGACAGCGGCCATCGCTCCGACCGAGACCGCTCCGACCGAGACCGCTCAGACCGCTCAGACCGAGACCGCTCCGGACGCTCCGACCGCGACCGCTTCGGTGGCAGCCCTTACGGCGGTGCCCCTCCCGCGCTGCCCGCCCCCCGGCCCGCCGCCCCCGCCACAGGCAGCAGCGGGAGTTGGGAGCACGGCGGTGGCGGGGACGCGCTGCGCGCGGACGCGCAGCGGCAGCCCGTCGTGGCCGGCAGCAGCGCCCCCACCGGGCGTTGGGACGAGATCGTCGCGAGCGGGGGCACCCCTGCGTACCGCGGCCCCGCCACGCCGCTCGCCGCCGAGCGCGCCCGGCAGGCGCGCATCGCGGTCGTCGGTGCCGTCACCGAGCGATGGGCGCCCGAGCAGGCCGGACCCGTCCACGAGAACTGGCAGTTGGCCGCCCCGGTCGGCCCCTCGACCGATCTGTGGGCGCTCGGTGCGCTGCTCTACCGGGCCGTGCAGGGCCATGCCCCGTACCCCGAGGAGAGCGCCGTCGAGCTGGTCCAGCTCGTCTGCGCCGAGCCGCCCGCGTTCGCCGAGGAGTGCGGTCCGCTGCGCCCCGTCGTCGAGTCGCTGCTGCGGCAGGACCCCACCGAGCGCCCGGACTTCGAGGAACTGCGCGGCTGGCTGCGTTCGCTCGTACGGTCCGCGCCCGAGCCCGAGGCCGGTATGGACGTCGTGCCGCTGCCGGCGAGCGCCGTCGACGGCACGCGGCTGCCCGTCGTACGCCGCCGGGGCGAGCTGGTGCGCAAGCGCCGCGCCGGCTCGGCCGAGGTGGTCCACGGCCGCCATCGCCACGCGAAGTCGAAGCGGGAGCGGCGCGGACGCGGCGAGCACGGGCCGAGGGCGCTCGGCCGCACCCTCCTGCTGCTGATCCTGGTCGTCCTGGTGGCCGCCGTCGCGTACGCGGTGCTGTTCATGCCGAAGTCCGGCCAACAGCAACAGGACCAGCCGCTGCCCAAGACCGGCGCCCGCCCGCCGGCCACCAGCGCGAGCCCGGACCGCTCCGCCCCGGACACTCCGCCCGCGACCTCAACCGGCAGCCCCGGGAGTGCCCAGCAGCCGCAGACCTCGGCCCCGGCCGGGAAACTCCCGGACGGCTATGCGCTGCGCAAGGACCCCGAAGGCTTCCAGATCGCCGTCGACAAGACCTGGCAGCGCCGTTCCATCAATGACAGCGGCCAAGTCCGTTACACCGACGGAAACTTCACACTGATAGTCGTCCCCGGCCGGGACCCCGTGAAGACCAACGGCAACGACCCGCTGGCATACCAGCGCGACAAGGAGCGCGAGCTCCAGCCGTTCCGGGACTCCTCCTGGGCCGGGGCGACCGGACTGCGCCGTATCGACGTCGGGCAGCAGGCCATGGCAGAGGGCCAGTTCACTTGGCAGGACGGCAGCGGCCGTGAGGTGTATGTACGCAACCTCGCCCTGATCGTCGACGGCAGCTATCACGTCATCCAGGTGATCGGCCCTGAGGACCGGCGGGACAAGGTGACGGAGGCCTACCAGGAAGCCACGAACGCCTATCGCGTGACCCGTTAGACACCTGGACACCTGCCGTACACCCGTTAGCGGGCGTTTTGGCTGTCGTTGCGCAGAGTCACAAGCATCACAGTGAGGTCACTTGAGCGATCCGAGGTTCCGCGCCCGTACTTCACCTCCGTAACCTGTGATCCCAAGGAAACGGGGCGGGGGACGTGGAACACTCTCAGAGCACGGGCGCGGGTCTCTTGCTCGCCGGGCGTTACCGGCTGAGCGAGACGATCGGCACCGGCGGCATGGGCAAGGTCTGGCGCGCACACGACGAGGTGCTGCACCGGGTCGTCGCGGTCAAGGAGCTGACGGCGGGTCGGTATGCCTCCGAAGCCGACCGGATCGTCCTGCATGCCCGCACTCAGAAAGAGGCCCGGGCCGCCGCCAGGATCAGCCACCCCGGTGTCGTCACCGTCCATGACGTACTCGAGCACGACTCGCGCCCCTGGATCGTCATGCAGTACGTCGACGGGCCTTCGCTCGCCGACGCGGCCAAGGAGTCCGGACGGATCCAGGCGCTCGAGGCCGCCCGCATCGGGCTGCACGTGCTGCGCGCGCTGGGTGCCGCGCACGCCGCCGGTGTGCTCCACCGGGACGTCAAGCCCGCCAACATACTGCTCAACCGCGACGGCCGGGTCCTGATCACCGACTTCGGTATCGCCGCGATCGAGGGCGACTCGACGATCACCCGTACCGGGGAAATAGTCGGATCCATCGACTACTTGGCTCCCGAGCGGGTGCGCGGCGCCGATCCGGGGCCCGCTTCCGACCTCTGGTCACTGGGCGCGACGCTCTATACGGCGGTGGAGGGCGAGTCGCCGTTCCGTCGCTCCTCGCCGCTCTCCACCATGCAGGCGGTGGTGGCCGAGGAGCCGCGCCACCCCGAGTCGGCCGGTCTGCTCACGCCCGTGATCATGGAGCTGCTGCGCAAGGATCCCGCCGCCCGCCCTTCGGCCGCCGAGGCCGAACGGATGCTGCTGGCGGCGATGGACGGCCGCGGGCCGGCCGCGAGGCAGCCGCAGGTGCCCACACAGCGGACGGCCCAGCGGAACGTGCGGCCCGAGACCGCCAGGATGCCCGCGCCGACGCGGCCCGCACCTGTCCCGGCCCCCGCCGACACCAATACCAACGCCAACACCACTGCTTCGGCGTCGGCACCGCGGCGCGGCGGCCGGCTGCGCATGGCGGCAATCGTCGTCGTACTCGCCGCCGTCGTCGGCGGCGGCGCGGGGCTGGCCGCCATGAAGTACGCGGGCGGCAAGAACGGCTCGGAGAGTACGGGCACCCAGTCGACCCCGGACACCTCCCCGTCGGCGTCCGCACCGTCCGGCTGGCGCCGCGTCGTCGACCCGAAAGGCTTCAGCCTGCTGGTGCCGGACGGCTGGAAGCGCCAGACGGACGGCGACCAGATCGACTACACGCCCGACAACGGCCGTCACCGCATCCGGATCAGCAGCGACACCTCGCCGGACTTCGAGAATCCGTACATGCACATGCTGGACATGGAGAAGAGCCGCAAGGATCTGCCCGAGTACCAGAAGGTGAAGCTGCGCCCCAATACGTTCCGCGACCATACGAACTCCGCGCTCTGGGAGTTCTCGTGGACCGAGAAGACGGACTTCCCCGGCGAGCGGCGGGCCATCGACCAGATCTACTACGAGGACGACGGCACGGAGTACGCGCTCTATATGGCGGGCCCGGCCAAGGACTGGGCGACGACTCGCGAACAGTTCGACACCATGCTCCGCGGCTGGCGGCCTCCGGCATGATGGACGCAGGCTGATCGAGAGGGAGTTGCGTGTCCGAGGAATCGCGGCTGATCGCGGGCCGCTACCGGCTCCTGGACCGGCTTGGGCGCGGGGGCATGGGCACCGTGTGGCGTGCGGACGACGAGCTGCTGGGCCGTCGTGTCGCTGTCAAGGAGCTCCATCCGGACGACGGGAACTCCGGTCGTCCGGCGTCTCCGTACACGTCGTCGGCCGCACCCCTGCGCGAGGCCCGCGCCGTCGCCCGGGTCAAGCACCCGCATGTCATCGTCGTCCATGACGTGGTGGTGGACGACGGACTCGCGTACATCGTCATGGAATTGGTCGACGGCGGCTCACTCGCCGAACGGATCTCGCGCCGGGGTCCCCTCGATGCGGCGGAGGCGGCGCGGATGGGGCTCGCGCTGCTCGGCGCGCTACGTGCCGCGCACGGGCTCGGGGTGCTGCACCGGGATCTGAAGCCCGCCAACGTGCTGCTGGAGGAGTCCACCGGGCGGGTCGTCCTCACCGACTTCGGCATCGCGCACTTCGCCGGGGCCACCACGATCACCGAGTCGGGGTCGTTCGTCGGATCGCCCGAGTACACCGCGCCGGAGCGGATGTCGGGCGACACAGCCGGTCCCGAGTCCGATCTGTGGTCGCTCGGTGTGCTGCTGTGCGCGGCGCTGAGCGGTGAATCGCCGTTCCGCCGCGACTCCCTGGGCGGCATTCTGCACGCGGTCGTCGAGGACGAGATCCGTCCGCCCGCGCAGGCGGCCCCGCTGCTGCCCGTCGTCATGGGGCTCCTCGAGCGGGACCCGGAGCGCCGGCTCGGTGCGACGGAGGCGGAGGATCTGTTGCGTACGTACATCACGACGGGCTCGCTGCCGGTGGTCGCGGCGCAGTACACACCCACCCGCCAGGACATGCCGCCCGCGTCCTCGCTCCGGCAGCCGGTCGCCGCGCCGGCGTCCGCGCCCCGCCGCCGTGCGCCGCTCCTGGTCGCCGCCGCCCTGGTCGCCGCGCTGGCCGGAGCGGGAGGGGCGGCCGCGGTGCTGCTGCAGGACGACAGGCCGGGCGGCGCACAGTCCGGAAGAACGCCGAGCCCTACGGCCGTGAGCAGTACGCCGCCGGTACGCACCGCACAGTCACCCGCCCCTGGCGCGAAGCCGACCCCCACGGTGACCGTCACCACCTCTGCCGCCGCCGCCAACAGGCCGGTGGCTCCGGACGGTTATCTCACCGTGGCCGACCCGGACGGCTTCGCGCTCGCCGTCCCCGAGGGCTTTGTCCGCTCCGAGGACGACAAACGGGTCTACTTCATGGCGCCGGACAAGAGCGTCAGGATCGGCGTCCGGGTGCAGAACCCCGCCTCCGACGGGCCGCTCGGTTCGATGCGACGCTCGGACGCCGACGGCCCGAACACCAACCCCGGCTACCGCGACGGCAAGGTCACCCCGACCACGCACAACGGACTGTCCGCCGCGCTCTGGGAGTTCACCTGGAACGGCTACTCCCAGGCCGAGGGACCCCGGCACACGTACGACATCTGCTGGGACGAGGACGGCACGATGTACGACGTCTGGGTCTCGGCGCCGGTCGGCCGACTCGACGAGGCGCGACGGCACTTCGACACCGCGCTCGACTCCTTCACGACGCACAGATGACGCGCGGACACGGTCACGGGTCTGCATCCGCTCCGCTGGGCCGGTGGTATCCACATCCACCTATGGCCAGGATGTGAGCATGACCAACGATGGGGGACGGGCGAACGAGCCCACCAGCTATGGACTCCGGCCGCCGAACGCCGCGCAGGTGCCATCGCAGGGCGGCGCGTACCGGCCCACGCAGGCATCCGAGCTGCCCGGTTCCGGCTCTGGAGATGCCTCCGATTCCGGCGCCGGTTCCGGTTCGGGCGTCGGCGTCGGTTCGGGCGCCGGGACCGATCCCGAGGTGGGCCGTCTGATCGGCGGTCGCTACCGCCTCGTCTCGCGCCTCGGACACGGCGGAATGGGCACGGTCTGGCGGGCCCGCGACGAGATCGTGGACCGCGACGTCGCGGTCAAGGAGCCACGCCTGCCGGACCATGTGAACGAGCGCGAGCGGGACAAGGTCCATCTGCGGATGCAGCGTGAGGCGCGCGCCGCCGCCCGGATCGAGCACCCTTCCGTCGTCACCATGCACGACGTGGTGATCGAGGACGCCAAACCGTGGATCGTCATGGAGCTGGTGCACGGCCAGTCGCTCGCCGACCGGCTGCAGGACGGGACGCTCGACGTTCGTGAGGCGGCCAGGATCGGTCTCGCCGTACTCGGCGCGCTCTCCGCGGCCCACGAGGCCGGCGTGCTGCATCGCGATGTCAAACCGGACAACGTCCTGCTGGGGCGCGGCGACCGGGTCGTACTGACCGACTTCGGTATCGCGCAGATCGAGGGCGAGCAGGGGCTGACGGAGACCGGGGCCTTCGTCGGGTCGCCGGAGTTCATCGCGCCGGAGCGGGTGCTGGGTCAGCAGCCGGGTCCCGAGTCGGATCTGTGGTCGCTGGGTGTGGTGCTGTACGCGGCGGTCGAGGGCATGTCCCCGTACCGCCGCTCCAACAGCCCCGCGACGCTGCAGGCGGTGCTCTCCGCCGAGCCGCAGACGCCCGCTCGCGGTTCCGGGGCCTTCGGCACGCTGGTGATGCAACTGCTGCGCAAGGACCCGGCGATGCGGCCGGACGCCGCGGAGATCCGGCAGACGCTGGAGACGGTGGCGCGGCCACCGCAGGTTCCGCTCGATGCGACGAGGCTTCTGGCGGGCGCACCCGGCCAGGGCGCCGGCAGTCCGGCCGGGCGTGGCAGCCGGTGGGTGCCGCCGGTGCTGCAGGGCAACCGGCCGGCGCAGTTCGGTCTCGGCGGCGGGGTGCTCGCGGTGGCTGTCGCCCTGGTCCTGATCTTCGCCGATCCCTTCGGCGGCGACGGGATCCCGGAGGGCTGGGAGGTGCGCCCGGACCGTGAGGTCGTCTCGGCGAGCATCGCCGTTCCGGCGGAGTACGAGCGGGTCGAGGGCGACGGCGGCAACAGCGTCACGTACTGGGATCCGAGCGGTGTCTTCCAGGTCTACATGGAGCGCATCGAGACCAAGACCGTGGAGGGCGAGCTCAAGCCGGAGGCCGACGTGTGGCGGCAGTACTACGAGAAGGGCGGCAAGGACGGCACCGAGATCAAGGACCAGGAGGTGAGGTCCTCGTCCACGACGCAGCAGGGCAGGAAGGCGTTCGACACGCTTGTCGACTATGTGCAGTTCAGCGACTCGAACGACGACCCGATCCGGTACCGCTGGCACGAACGCGTCGTCGGCACGGGCAAGGGCGCGGACGAGGTCTACTGGCGGCTGCGGGTGGCCGGGCCCGCGGAGGGCTGGGCGGCGAGGGAGGGCACCAAGCTCTTCGACGGGGTCGTCAAGCATCTGAAGATCCAGGATCTGTGAGCCCGGCGGGGCAGCCGGAGCCGGCAGCCGGGGGCGACGGCAACAGGAGTGACGGCGGCAGGAGTGACGGCGCCAGGGGCGAGGACGGCAGCGGTGGGGGCCGGCTGATCGGCGGCCGATACCGGCTGACCGTACGTGTCGGGTCCGGCGGCATGGGCACGGTCTGGCAGGCGCGCGACGAACTCGTCGGACGCGACTGCGCGGTGAAGGAGCCACGGCTGCCCGGCGACCCCCGCGAGCCGTACCAACAGCGGCTCTACGAACGGCTGCGGCGGGAAGCCAGGGCTGCGGCCCAGGTCGAACACCCGGCGGCCGTGGCCGTCCACGATGTCGTGATGGACGGCGGACTCCCTTGGATCGTCATGGAGTTGATCCGCGGCGAATCGCTCCATGAACGGCTCAAGCGCGGTTCGCTGCCTCCGGCAGAGGCGGCACGGATCGGGCTCGCCGTGGCGGGCGCGCTGGGCGCGGCGCACACAAAGGGGATCGTCCACCGGGATGTGAAGCCCGCGAATGTGCTACTCGGCCCGCACGGCCGGGTGGTGCTCACCGACTTCGGTATCGCGCGGATCCAGGGCGAGGAGCCGCTGACCGTGACCGGTGAGTTCGTCGGCTCGCTCGAATTCATCGCCCCGGAGCGGATGTCGGGCGTCACGGCTGTTCCGGAGTCGGATCTGTGGTCGCTGGGTGTGCTGCTGTACGCGGCAGTGGAGGGCTGGTCGCCCTTCCGTCGTACGACCCTGGAGTCGACGCTCGCCGCCATCCTCCAGGCCGAGGCCCCGAAGCCGGTCCAGGCGGGCCCGCTGGCGGAGTTGATCG
This window contains:
- a CDS encoding serine/threonine-protein kinase → MSEESRLIAGRYRLLDRLGRGGMGTVWRADDELLGRRVAVKELHPDDGNSGRPASPYTSSAAPLREARAVARVKHPHVIVVHDVVVDDGLAYIVMELVDGGSLAERISRRGPLDAAEAARMGLALLGALRAAHGLGVLHRDLKPANVLLEESTGRVVLTDFGIAHFAGATTITESGSFVGSPEYTAPERMSGDTAGPESDLWSLGVLLCAALSGESPFRRDSLGGILHAVVEDEIRPPAQAAPLLPVVMGLLERDPERRLGATEAEDLLRTYITTGSLPVVAAQYTPTRQDMPPASSLRQPVAAPASAPRRRAPLLVAAALVAALAGAGGAAAVLLQDDRPGGAQSGRTPSPTAVSSTPPVRTAQSPAPGAKPTPTVTVTTSAAAANRPVAPDGYLTVADPDGFALAVPEGFVRSEDDKRVYFMAPDKSVRIGVRVQNPASDGPLGSMRRSDADGPNTNPGYRDGKVTPTTHNGLSAALWEFTWNGYSQAEGPRHTYDICWDEDGTMYDVWVSAPVGRLDEARRHFDTALDSFTTHR
- a CDS encoding serine/threonine-protein kinase produces the protein MEHSQSTGAGLLLAGRYRLSETIGTGGMGKVWRAHDEVLHRVVAVKELTAGRYASEADRIVLHARTQKEARAAARISHPGVVTVHDVLEHDSRPWIVMQYVDGPSLADAAKESGRIQALEAARIGLHVLRALGAAHAAGVLHRDVKPANILLNRDGRVLITDFGIAAIEGDSTITRTGEIVGSIDYLAPERVRGADPGPASDLWSLGATLYTAVEGESPFRRSSPLSTMQAVVAEEPRHPESAGLLTPVIMELLRKDPAARPSAAEAERMLLAAMDGRGPAARQPQVPTQRTAQRNVRPETARMPAPTRPAPVPAPADTNTNANTTASASAPRRGGRLRMAAIVVVLAAVVGGGAGLAAMKYAGGKNGSESTGTQSTPDTSPSASAPSGWRRVVDPKGFSLLVPDGWKRQTDGDQIDYTPDNGRHRIRISSDTSPDFENPYMHMLDMEKSRKDLPEYQKVKLRPNTFRDHTNSALWEFSWTEKTDFPGERRAIDQIYYEDDGTEYALYMAGPAKDWATTREQFDTMLRGWRPPA
- a CDS encoding serine/threonine-protein kinase → MTNDGGRANEPTSYGLRPPNAAQVPSQGGAYRPTQASELPGSGSGDASDSGAGSGSGVGVGSGAGTDPEVGRLIGGRYRLVSRLGHGGMGTVWRARDEIVDRDVAVKEPRLPDHVNERERDKVHLRMQREARAAARIEHPSVVTMHDVVIEDAKPWIVMELVHGQSLADRLQDGTLDVREAARIGLAVLGALSAAHEAGVLHRDVKPDNVLLGRGDRVVLTDFGIAQIEGEQGLTETGAFVGSPEFIAPERVLGQQPGPESDLWSLGVVLYAAVEGMSPYRRSNSPATLQAVLSAEPQTPARGSGAFGTLVMQLLRKDPAMRPDAAEIRQTLETVARPPQVPLDATRLLAGAPGQGAGSPAGRGSRWVPPVLQGNRPAQFGLGGGVLAVAVALVLIFADPFGGDGIPEGWEVRPDREVVSASIAVPAEYERVEGDGGNSVTYWDPSGVFQVYMERIETKTVEGELKPEADVWRQYYEKGGKDGTEIKDQEVRSSSTTQQGRKAFDTLVDYVQFSDSNDDPIRYRWHERVVGTGKGADEVYWRLRVAGPAEGWAAREGTKLFDGVVKHLKIQDL
- a CDS encoding protein kinase — translated: MDDYAGRVLADRYRLPLPPSDAYELVETRAFDTYSGQEVLVRQVPLPEVVDAEVLDADGMAGAAVPRRAQGRTTRRPTDPAVRRAIDAAQAAAQIPDHPRLDQVFDVFAEGGSLWIVSERVAARPLAALLAEKPLSPYRAAEVASDVLTALRVLHAHGWTHRNITVRTVLVCDDGRVVLTGLASGAAEEALCGYAPVPAPPEESDQQDEVIDAELEPLPAAGVPASPGRAALETARSEDADDAADADAAADADAAEDADVAVDAEDDGPYEASPAAPVALPGSGARGGVPDVRAARAGAIAAYRAGARAAARVSENQRQDEGPGVPVDRPVQTGYDPDWWAQRPGDLRPAIDVDGIDDDEDDGEDEGGWYPGDGSRGPGHARLAGTWHDGPFPGGEGPGPVPAGGSGMPAGGRPVHGVSTGAGPVDGELPYGVRRAAPDSGHRSDRDRSDRDRSDRSDRDRSGRSDRDRFGGSPYGGAPPALPAPRPAAPATGSSGSWEHGGGGDALRADAQRQPVVAGSSAPTGRWDEIVASGGTPAYRGPATPLAAERARQARIAVVGAVTERWAPEQAGPVHENWQLAAPVGPSTDLWALGALLYRAVQGHAPYPEESAVELVQLVCAEPPAFAEECGPLRPVVESLLRQDPTERPDFEELRGWLRSLVRSAPEPEAGMDVVPLPASAVDGTRLPVVRRRGELVRKRRAGSAEVVHGRHRHAKSKRERRGRGEHGPRALGRTLLLLILVVLVAAVAYAVLFMPKSGQQQQDQPLPKTGARPPATSASPDRSAPDTPPATSTGSPGSAQQPQTSAPAGKLPDGYALRKDPEGFQIAVDKTWQRRSINDSGQVRYTDGNFTLIVVPGRDPVKTNGNDPLAYQRDKERELQPFRDSSWAGATGLRRIDVGQQAMAEGQFTWQDGSGREVYVRNLALIVDGSYHVIQVIGPEDRRDKVTEAYQEATNAYRVTR